In the genome of Bacillus thuringiensis, the window ATTTCAGTTTTTAACTGTTCTAATTGACCTTTACCGAAAATAAGTTTCGTTGGATTACGAAATACAAAATTTTGCATATTTCTTTACCATCCCTTCTATTTGAAAAGCAACTATACTTTTGTATACCATATTTTTTTCATTTCACAAAAATATTTGCTTAATAAAAAAATCCCAGCCTACAGGCTGAGATTTTTTTATTGGTAATAAGGTGAGATCATTAAGTAAACAATAACACCAGATAAACTTACATATAACCAAATCGGCATCGTCCAACGTACAATTTTACGGTGACGTGTCAATTGATTTGTAAAACCAAATACAAGTGCAAACAATGCAAGTGGTACAATAATTGCTGCAAGGATAATATGCGTAATTAAAATAATGAAGTACACATATTTAATGAACCCTTCTCCGCCAAAATGTGTTGCTGGCGCCAAGTAATGATACGATAAATAAGAAACACAAAATAGCAACGTCGTTGTAAATGCTGCGAGGATAAAACCACGGTGCATTTTCACATTCTTTTTAATAATAGAGTATAAAGCTGCTAATAAGAATACGAACGTAAAGCTATTAAAAATCGCATTTAACATTGGTAAAATTGTTACATCAAAATGTACTTCTCCTTCATAGCCAACAGGTCCAAAGAACAAAAATAAAATAATCGCATTTACAATTACAGAAAGCGTTATCACAATAGGAGCATAGCTTTTCTGATTTGTTGATTGATCCACCAAAATGGTCACTCCCTCTTCCTTCAAGTATGTATACATAACCTCACTATTTTAACATATTATTCACAGTGTAAATGTGACAATAGTTTGACACAGCAAGACAAGACAAAGAAAAAAATCCTTCTTAATAAAACTTCTTAAGAAGGATTTTATCGCTTTATTATTCAAATAGCAACGCGATTAATTTTTGTTAAAAAATGTATCGCTATATGCTTGAAAAATTTCAGACACTTGATATCCCATTAATGAAATTGCTGTTAATGAAAAGAAACCAATCATAAGAAATCGAAACCACATATAAATCTCCTCCTTGTATTTAGCTTAAAAAACGTTAGCTACCTTACAAGTTACGTGGCACTCTTCATCATCACTTTCCTTCTTCTTTACAATTGCTGTTATAAATCGAATCATAAAGAATAGAACAAAAGGAAATTGTTCGTAATTCACATTGGCATAGTTTAGCAACGGCTCGCGCTGCACATCGAACGGAGATGAGAAGGAATAGAACATACCTTGCTCTTCCATATATACAATTACAATTTTCATGCAAAATACTATTCCTAAAAACGAAACAATATCTTGCCATTCTGTCGTATATAACAGGTTATACAGCTCTAATACGTACTCTTCCATCATCATCCCCCCTTCCTTTTTTACCATTCTGCTCGCCTTCGTATAAAAAGTCAAGAAAAAAGTTTATATCCACT includes:
- a CDS encoding DUF420 domain-containing protein; the protein is MVDQSTNQKSYAPIVITLSVIVNAIILFLFFGPVGYEGEVHFDVTILPMLNAIFNSFTFVFLLAALYSIIKKNVKMHRGFILAAFTTTLLFCVSYLSYHYLAPATHFGGEGFIKYVYFIILITHIILAAIIVPLALFALVFGFTNQLTRHRKIVRWTMPIWLYVSLSGVIVYLMISPYYQ